From the genome of Pseudomonas sp. AB6, one region includes:
- the sfsA gene encoding DNA/RNA nuclease SfsA, whose translation MRFSPELENGRLLVRYKRFLADIETPGGEKLTIHCPNTGSMFNCMAPGGRVWFSRSSDPKRKLPGTWEIAETPQGRLACVNTGRANNLVEEALRAGVITELSGFTALKREVPYGQENSRVDFRLDYPSGPAFVEVKSVTLGFDESTIAAFPDSVTQRGARHLRELASLARNGVRGVLVYCVNLTGIDAVRPAEEIDPVYAAALREAVAAGVEVLAYGVQLTPEEIRIDRRLDVHLAPVKPICQKAG comes from the coding sequence ATGCGCTTCTCTCCTGAGCTTGAAAACGGTCGTCTGCTGGTCCGCTACAAACGCTTTCTTGCCGACATTGAAACCCCAGGCGGTGAAAAGCTGACTATTCATTGCCCTAATACCGGGTCGATGTTTAATTGCATGGCGCCAGGCGGGCGCGTTTGGTTCAGTCGTTCCAGCGATCCAAAGCGCAAGCTTCCTGGAACTTGGGAAATTGCCGAAACTCCACAGGGGCGTTTGGCCTGCGTCAATACCGGTCGGGCGAATAATTTAGTAGAAGAAGCCCTGCGCGCGGGTGTGATTACTGAATTAAGTGGTTTCACGGCGCTCAAGCGCGAAGTGCCCTATGGGCAAGAAAACAGTCGTGTGGATTTTCGCTTGGACTATCCGAGCGGGCCAGCATTCGTGGAGGTCAAAAGTGTCACTCTGGGATTTGACGAGTCCACGATCGCTGCTTTTCCGGACTCAGTGACACAACGGGGTGCGCGACATCTTCGCGAGTTGGCCAGCCTTGCGCGCAATGGCGTGCGTGGGGTGTTGGTATATTGCGTCAACTTGACGGGTATCGACGCGGTACGCCCGGCCGAAGAAATAGACCCGGTTTATGCGGCGGCCCTGCGTGAAGCCGTGGCGGCCGGCGTAGAGGTTTTGGCTTACGGCGTGCAGCTGACTCCGGAAGAAATTCGCATTGATCGTCGGCTTGACGTGCATCTGGCGCCAGTCAAGCCTATTTGTCAGAAGGCGGGCTGA
- a CDS encoding Rieske (2Fe-2S) protein has protein sequence MKFLCNAEYLTEAQSRGFEIEGLELLAIRREGQVFVYHNRCPHRGVPLEWQADQFLDPSASLIQCATHGALFLIESGECVAGPCAGQSLRAIPCREDSSGIWISPPSDK, from the coding sequence ATGAAATTTCTCTGCAACGCAGAGTATCTGACCGAAGCACAAAGCCGGGGTTTCGAAATCGAGGGGCTTGAGCTACTGGCAATACGCAGAGAGGGGCAGGTATTTGTGTACCACAACCGCTGTCCGCATCGTGGGGTGCCGCTTGAATGGCAGGCAGATCAATTTCTCGATCCGAGTGCAAGCCTTATCCAGTGCGCCACACACGGCGCACTGTTTCTTATTGAAAGCGGGGAGTGTGTGGCTGGACCTTGCGCCGGTCAGTCACTGCGTGCAATCCCTTGCCGCGAAGATTCAAGCGGAATCTGGATCAGCCCGCCTTCTGACAAATAG
- a CDS encoding ChaN family lipoprotein encodes MRLQLIALRVGWGASGTCSAASRSKNIPAWQSPLGHERVDVGMIRDLNSGQKLTAQQLGDRLAQAPRVLVGEQHDNPDHHALELWVLQVLADRRSQGSLLLEMLDPNQQSRVDEVKAAFKSVAPADLPAQLAWRDGWDWALYGPIVRYALGQSYPLLAANLAPEEVATIYKQQPPLTGTHSTCLAVREQLLAHIRDSHCGQLPEEHIPAMLAVQQQRDRRMAHQLLAAPVPALLFAGAYRVRKDIGVPTHLRDLGTGDGTVVLLLAEVGVHVTSAFADYVWYTGAMSRKN; translated from the coding sequence ATTCGTTTGCAGTTGATAGCACTGCGGGTGGGGTGGGGGGCGTCGGGCACTTGCAGTGCGGCCTCTCGGTCAAAAAATATACCGGCTTGGCAAAGTCCTCTTGGGCATGAGCGTGTGGATGTAGGCATGATCCGTGATTTAAACAGTGGGCAAAAACTGACGGCGCAGCAACTGGGTGACCGTCTCGCGCAGGCCCCCCGGGTGTTGGTCGGCGAGCAACATGACAACCCAGACCATCACGCGTTGGAGTTATGGGTTTTACAGGTACTGGCTGATCGACGCTCCCAGGGAAGCCTGCTCTTGGAAATGCTTGATCCGAATCAACAATCCAGGGTCGATGAGGTCAAAGCGGCGTTCAAATCTGTTGCGCCGGCTGATCTTCCTGCTCAATTGGCCTGGCGGGATGGTTGGGACTGGGCGTTATACGGCCCCATCGTTCGTTATGCATTGGGACAGTCATATCCCTTATTGGCTGCAAATTTGGCCCCTGAAGAAGTCGCTACAATTTATAAGCAACAGCCCCCGCTCACGGGAACCCATTCTACGTGTCTGGCTGTACGTGAGCAGTTATTGGCGCACATTCGCGATTCTCATTGTGGACAGCTCCCAGAAGAGCACATACCCGCGATGCTGGCGGTCCAGCAACAGCGTGATCGACGTATGGCTCATCAGCTACTCGCCGCTCCGGTTCCGGCGCTGTTGTTTGCCGGGGCGTACCGCGTCCGTAAGGACATCGGCGTGCCAACACACCTTCGCGATCTGGGCACGGGAGACGGTACCGTTGTTCTGCTCCTTGCAGAAGTAGGTGTCCATGTAACCTCTGCTTTTGCCGATTACGTTTGGTACACCGGCGCAATGTCCAGAAAGAACTGA
- the deoC gene encoding deoxyribose-phosphate aldolase: MRDMNSQEEQLALQMIGLLDLTSLNTDDNEARVITLCRRAITPVGEVAAVCVFPHFVKLARRTLDDLRADAVRVSSVANYPYGGSNLLSAVSETRAALASGADEISLVYPYRLHLTGNKQGTKDLVAACKETCGDRAVLKVILETGELRDPQIIRNVCMDMFAAGADFVETSTGKVIVNATPQAARIILEVIAEAGGQGGFKAAGGIRTFDEARVYLDLAKARFGPHWVSVNSVRLGAGSLLDDLLTHLGVLAPGR, encoded by the coding sequence ATGAGAGACATGAATTCGCAAGAGGAGCAGTTAGCGCTTCAAATGATAGGGTTACTGGATTTAACCTCGCTTAATACAGATGATAACGAAGCGCGCGTCATTACCCTTTGCCGACGAGCCATCACGCCCGTTGGCGAAGTCGCCGCAGTGTGTGTTTTTCCACATTTTGTTAAATTGGCGCGCCGCACGCTGGACGATTTGCGTGCCGATGCTGTACGCGTCTCTAGTGTCGCCAATTACCCCTATGGTGGGTCTAATCTTTTGTCGGCTGTGTCTGAAACTCGCGCCGCTTTGGCATCGGGCGCTGATGAAATCAGTCTGGTGTATCCCTATCGCTTGCACCTCACTGGCAACAAGCAGGGGACGAAGGATCTGGTGGCGGCCTGCAAAGAAACATGTGGAGATCGGGCTGTACTCAAAGTTATTTTGGAAACCGGCGAGTTGAGAGACCCGCAGATCATCCGTAATGTGTGCATGGACATGTTTGCGGCGGGTGCAGACTTTGTCGAAACCAGCACGGGCAAGGTCATCGTCAACGCCACGCCGCAAGCCGCGCGGATAATTCTGGAAGTGATCGCAGAGGCAGGTGGGCAGGGGGGATTCAAAGCCGCTGGTGGTATTCGAACGTTCGATGAGGCGAGGGTCTATCTTGACTTGGCGAAGGCCCGTTTTGGCCCGCATTGGGTTAGTGTCAATAGCGTAAGGTTGGGCGCAGGAAGCTTGCTTGACGATCTGCTCACTCACTTGGGTGTATTAGCGCCGGGTCGTTGA
- a CDS encoding TfoX/Sxy family protein, whose amino-acid sequence MNDELQHLKNLGKTSSQWLHAVGIHSVSDLRRLGAVGAYRAVRRRGFRASKVLLYAIEGALLDIHWSDISAERKEALNEELDALSLRPKALDIDARSAQ is encoded by the coding sequence ATGAACGATGAACTGCAACATTTGAAAAATCTCGGCAAAACGTCTTCGCAGTGGTTACACGCAGTGGGTATTCATAGCGTTTCCGACTTACGTCGGCTGGGCGCAGTGGGTGCTTACCGGGCGGTGCGGAGGCGAGGATTCCGCGCATCAAAAGTTTTGCTTTATGCCATTGAGGGGGCACTTTTGGACATCCACTGGAGCGACATATCTGCCGAACGTAAAGAAGCGTTGAATGAGGAACTGGATGCTCTTTCGCTGCGACCAAAGGCGTTGGATATAGACGCTAGGTCAGCCCAGTAA
- a CDS encoding pentapeptide repeat-containing protein yields the protein MSHPKQLDSHLYVLLHHEKVEDFNLQKPRTGTIDLTGGDFRGLDLRKLDAVGIDFTDAYFRAADLRGLDLRHTAMEGASLGHAQISGAFFPVELSADEILMSVNFGTRLRYRTK from the coding sequence ATGAGCCACCCCAAGCAGCTCGACTCCCACCTTTATGTATTGTTGCATCACGAAAAAGTTGAAGACTTCAATCTTCAAAAACCCAGAACGGGCACCATCGATTTGACCGGCGGTGATTTCCGCGGACTAGACCTGAGAAAGCTGGATGCCGTTGGCATTGACTTCACCGACGCGTATTTTCGTGCAGCCGATTTGCGGGGACTAGATTTGCGGCATACCGCTATGGAGGGTGCAAGCCTTGGCCATGCACAAATCTCTGGGGCCTTTTTCCCGGTAGAACTTTCGGCGGACGAAATTCTAATGTCGGTGAATTTCGGTACGCGCCTACGCTACCGAACAAAATAG
- a CDS encoding bifunctional aminoglycoside phosphotransferase/ATP-binding protein, producing MSQSLITAMQNPALFPHPVDSFQVIETHISWVLLTGPYAYKFKKSVNFGFLDFTTLSAREHFCGEELRLNQRLTNNLYLEVLPITGTIDAPKIGGDGEVIEYALKMRQFPQSQLLSTLQANGELTTSHIDEMAKQIAEFHLVAPHVPLEHAQGTPESVMAPVLQNFEQIRALINDTADLQQLDALEAWAQCSFERLKGLLSLRKTDGFIRECHGDIHLGNITLIDGNVVIFDCIEFNEPFRFTDVYADIGFLAMDLEDRGLKSLSRRLISQYLELTGDYQGLELLNFYKAYRALVRAKIALFSLPTDADPVQRATTLRQYRNYANLAESYSAIPSRFLVITHGVSAVGKSRVAMRLVEALGAIRLRSDVERKRLFANSSESGDLYGADASTATYTRLNQLADGILRAGFPVVIDATYLKREQRDAAAKVAEASGAPFLILDCNAPQAVIEGWLALRQAQNNDPSDATLKVIEAQQANREPLGADEILRSKRVETNNSSDIDGLVAHLRQRLPGL from the coding sequence GTGAGCCAATCCCTGATAACCGCGATGCAAAACCCGGCTTTATTTCCACACCCGGTCGACAGTTTTCAGGTCATTGAGACGCATATTTCCTGGGTGCTGCTAACCGGTCCTTATGCTTATAAGTTCAAGAAGTCGGTGAATTTCGGCTTTCTGGATTTCACCACGCTTTCAGCCCGCGAGCACTTTTGCGGCGAAGAATTGCGCTTGAATCAGCGCCTGACAAACAATCTTTATCTGGAAGTTTTGCCCATTACGGGCACGATCGACGCACCGAAGATAGGCGGTGACGGCGAAGTGATCGAATATGCCTTGAAAATGCGTCAGTTCCCACAAAGCCAACTGCTCAGCACCTTACAGGCGAACGGCGAACTGACCACATCGCACATCGACGAAATGGCCAAACAGATTGCTGAATTCCACCTCGTCGCCCCTCATGTGCCTCTGGAGCATGCGCAAGGCACACCTGAGTCCGTAATGGCGCCGGTCTTGCAAAATTTCGAGCAAATTCGCGCCCTGATCAACGACACAGCCGACTTACAACAGCTGGATGCATTGGAAGCCTGGGCGCAGTGTAGTTTCGAACGACTCAAAGGCCTGCTGTCCCTGCGCAAAACCGATGGATTCATTCGCGAATGTCACGGCGACATCCATTTAGGTAACATCACGCTGATCGACGGCAATGTCGTTATTTTCGACTGTATCGAATTTAACGAGCCTTTCCGATTTACGGACGTCTATGCAGACATCGGCTTCCTAGCGATGGACCTTGAAGACCGGGGCCTGAAGTCCTTATCTCGACGTCTGATCAGCCAATATCTCGAACTGACTGGCGACTATCAGGGCCTTGAACTGCTTAACTTCTATAAAGCGTACCGTGCGCTCGTTCGCGCAAAAATCGCGCTGTTTAGCCTGCCTACAGACGCTGATCCCGTCCAGCGAGCGACTACGCTGCGTCAATATCGCAACTACGCCAATTTGGCAGAAAGCTATAGCGCAATTCCGTCACGCTTTCTTGTGATCACCCACGGGGTGTCCGCAGTAGGCAAAAGCCGCGTAGCAATGCGTTTAGTGGAAGCACTGGGGGCGATTCGTTTGCGCTCTGACGTTGAACGCAAGCGCCTTTTCGCCAATAGCAGCGAGAGCGGAGATCTATATGGCGCTGATGCCAGCACCGCCACCTACACACGATTGAATCAACTGGCGGATGGCATACTGCGCGCCGGTTTCCCGGTGGTCATCGATGCCACTTACCTGAAGCGCGAGCAACGTGACGCCGCTGCCAAAGTTGCCGAAGCTTCTGGCGCGCCATTCTTGATCCTCGACTGCAATGCGCCGCAGGCCGTGATCGAAGGTTGGCTTGCACTCCGTCAAGCGCAGAATAATGATCCGTCCGATGCCACCTTGAAAGTGATTGAAGCTCAACAAGCCAATCGCGAACCGTTGGGTGCCGATGAAATCCTGCGCAGCAAACGTGTCGAAACTAACAACAGCAGCGATATAGATGGTCTAGTTGCCCATCTCCGCCAACGCTTGCCGGGTCTTTAA
- the mrcB gene encoding penicillin-binding protein 1B encodes MTRTRTSRSPKKRASGGLRPWLGWALKLGLVGLVVLAGFAVYLDAVVQEKFSGKRWTIPAKVYARPLELFVGQKLSEVDFLTELDALGYRREAVANGPGAAAVSGTTVDLNTRGFQFYEGTEPAQQIRVRFAGNSVAALSAINGSKLSVARLEPLMIGGLYPKNLEDRILIKLDQAPPYLLDTLVTVEDRDYYHHFGVSPKSIARAFWVNASSGQMRQGGSTLTQQLVKNFYLTNERSLSRKLTEAMMSVLLEIHYSKKEILEAYLNEVFLGQDGQRAVHGFGLASQYFFSQPLSELKLHQVALLVGMVKGPSYYNPRRYPERAMERRNLVLDLLEQQGVATADVVAAAKKMPLGVSKVGSLADSSFPDFLDLVKRQLREDYRNEDLTEEGLRIFTSFDPILQMKSEAAVSEAFKKLDGRKGGEDVETAMVVTNPETGEVQALVGSRQAGYAGFNRALDAVRPIGSLVKPAIYLTALEQPSKYTLTSWIADEQFSVKGADGQVWKPQNFDHKSHGNIFLYQGLAHSYNLSSAKLGLELGVPNVLKTLAKLGISREWPAYPSMLLGAGSLTPIEVATMYQTIANGGFNTPMRGIRSVLTAEGEPLKRYPFQIQQRFDPGSIYLLQNAMQRVMREGTGKSAYNQLPGTLNLAGKSGTTNDSRDSWFAGFSQDLLAVVWIGRDDNGQTPFTGATGALQIWTSFMRRAEPLSLETAKPDNVVQAWINASTGQGSDSTCPNAVQMPYIRGSEPAPGTACGGVPAAADSVMDWVKGWLK; translated from the coding sequence ATGACTCGTACCCGCACTTCTCGTAGCCCAAAAAAACGCGCCTCTGGCGGTCTTCGTCCCTGGTTAGGCTGGGCGCTGAAGCTCGGTCTGGTCGGCTTGGTCGTGCTCGCTGGCTTCGCGGTTTATCTCGATGCCGTTGTTCAGGAGAAGTTTTCTGGCAAGCGTTGGACCATCCCGGCAAAGGTTTACGCACGTCCGCTGGAGCTGTTCGTCGGGCAAAAGTTATCTGAGGTTGACTTTCTGACTGAACTCGATGCGTTGGGCTATCGCCGTGAAGCAGTGGCGAACGGTCCCGGCGCGGCGGCGGTCAGCGGCACAACTGTTGATCTCAATACCCGGGGTTTCCAATTTTACGAGGGCACGGAGCCGGCTCAGCAGATTCGTGTGCGGTTTGCGGGTAACTCGGTCGCTGCTTTATCTGCGATCAACGGTTCGAAGTTGTCGGTGGCTCGGCTTGAGCCGCTAATGATCGGCGGCCTTTACCCGAAGAACCTCGAAGATCGCATCCTGATAAAGCTTGATCAGGCGCCGCCTTATCTGCTCGACACATTGGTGACGGTTGAGGACCGGGATTATTACCACCACTTTGGTGTGTCACCCAAGTCAATCGCGCGAGCTTTCTGGGTCAATGCGTCTTCCGGTCAAATGCGTCAGGGTGGGAGTACGCTTACGCAACAGTTGGTCAAAAACTTTTACCTCACTAACGAACGCAGCCTCAGCCGTAAGCTGACTGAAGCAATGATGTCGGTGCTGCTGGAGATTCATTACAGTAAGAAGGAAATTTTGGAGGCTTACCTCAATGAGGTTTTCCTCGGTCAGGATGGTCAAAGGGCCGTCCATGGTTTCGGGCTCGCTAGCCAGTATTTTTTCAGTCAGCCGCTGTCTGAACTTAAATTGCATCAAGTTGCGCTGTTGGTAGGGATGGTCAAGGGGCCTTCCTATTACAACCCGCGCCGTTATCCAGAAAGGGCAATGGAGCGCCGCAATTTGGTCCTTGATCTGTTAGAGCAGCAAGGCGTAGCGACGGCGGACGTGGTTGCCGCTGCAAAGAAAATGCCATTGGGCGTGAGCAAGGTAGGCAGCCTGGCAGATAGCTCTTTCCCGGACTTCCTCGATCTGGTCAAGCGACAGTTACGAGAAGACTATCGCAACGAAGATTTGACTGAAGAAGGTTTGCGTATCTTTACCAGTTTCGATCCCATCCTGCAGATGAAGTCAGAAGCCGCAGTGAGCGAAGCGTTCAAGAAGTTGGACGGGCGCAAGGGAGGGGAGGATGTGGAAACTGCCATGGTCGTGACCAATCCGGAAACCGGCGAAGTCCAAGCCTTGGTCGGCAGTCGCCAGGCCGGATATGCCGGGTTCAACCGGGCGCTGGATGCCGTGCGCCCGATCGGATCACTGGTTAAGCCTGCGATATATCTGACGGCACTCGAACAGCCAAGTAAGTACACCTTGACCAGTTGGATCGCCGATGAACAGTTTTCTGTTAAAGGCGCTGACGGTCAAGTCTGGAAGCCACAGAACTTCGATCATAAATCCCACGGCAATATATTTCTGTATCAAGGATTGGCGCACTCCTACAATTTGTCCTCGGCGAAGTTGGGTCTCGAACTGGGTGTGCCCAACGTACTAAAAACGTTGGCAAAGTTGGGCATCTCCCGAGAATGGCCAGCCTACCCATCGATGCTATTGGGTGCAGGTAGTCTGACTCCGATTGAGGTGGCGACCATGTATCAGACCATCGCCAACGGCGGTTTTAATACACCCATGCGAGGCATCCGCAGCGTGTTGACCGCTGAAGGTGAGCCGCTTAAACGTTATCCATTCCAGATTCAGCAGCGCTTCGATCCGGGCTCCATTTATCTGCTACAAAATGCCATGCAGCGCGTCATGCGTGAAGGTACGGGCAAGTCGGCTTATAACCAATTGCCTGGTACGCTGAATCTTGCAGGGAAAAGCGGTACTACCAATGATTCGCGTGACAGCTGGTTTGCCGGTTTTAGCCAAGATTTGTTGGCGGTAGTCTGGATAGGCCGTGACGATAACGGCCAAACACCGTTTACTGGCGCGACCGGTGCGTTGCAAATATGGACCAGCTTCATGCGCCGGGCCGAGCCTCTTTCGCTAGAAACCGCGAAGCCCGATAACGTGGTCCAAGCGTGGATCAACGCTAGCACCGGCCAAGGCTCCGATTCGACCTGCCCGAACGCGGTGCAGATGCCGTATATTCGTGGCAGTGAGCCAGCGCCCGGCACTGCTTGCGGGGGTGTCCCCGCCGCAGCCGATTCCGTAATGGATTGGGTCAAGGGCTGGTTGAAATAA
- a CDS encoding YqcC family protein, whose protein sequence is MDKRFPQVAEQLLLIERELRVLGWWRESPPSMEALSSREPFCVDLLAFDQWLQWIFLPRMKDILEQNLPLPNASGIVEMAEMVYSGCPQETHTLQQLLAKFDRLITETH, encoded by the coding sequence ATGGATAAACGCTTCCCTCAAGTGGCTGAGCAGTTGCTGCTGATTGAGCGCGAGTTGCGCGTACTGGGATGGTGGCGCGAGTCGCCGCCCAGTATGGAGGCCTTGTCCAGTCGTGAACCGTTTTGTGTTGATCTGCTGGCATTTGATCAGTGGTTGCAGTGGATTTTTCTGCCGAGAATGAAAGACATCCTTGAGCAAAATCTGCCACTGCCCAACGCGTCTGGCATTGTGGAAATGGCCGAGATGGTTTACTCAGGTTGTCCGCAGGAGACTCATACACTTCAGCAATTGCTGGCGAAATTTGACCGGTTAATTACTGAAACTCACTAA
- a CDS encoding DUF4124 domain-containing protein, translating into MRCMILAAALLCSLNAVCQAGQIYKWVDAQGQTHFDAQPPPNQAAQQIDIKQSPPMPARAVPQAPLPDSGHGNQDAIDAKVKKQVAVQEAKRAAYCEDVRTNLAQFRNNPRVRLEVSGVMRRLTEEERQTRIAETEKAIADNCQ; encoded by the coding sequence ATGCGTTGCATGATTTTAGCGGCGGCCCTGTTGTGCTCGCTGAATGCCGTATGCCAGGCAGGCCAGATCTACAAGTGGGTCGATGCTCAAGGCCAAACTCATTTTGATGCTCAGCCGCCGCCTAACCAGGCGGCACAGCAGATAGACATTAAGCAATCGCCGCCAATGCCAGCCCGAGCGGTGCCGCAGGCGCCTTTGCCTGACAGTGGCCATGGCAATCAGGATGCAATAGACGCCAAGGTCAAAAAGCAGGTAGCCGTACAAGAGGCTAAACGTGCGGCCTATTGCGAGGACGTGAGGACCAATCTTGCTCAGTTTCGAAACAACCCGCGGGTACGCCTGGAGGTCAGTGGCGTGATGAGGCGCTTGACTGAGGAGGAACGTCAAACCCGAATCGCCGAAACTGAAAAAGCGATAGCGGACAATTGCCAATAA